agcgaatAATCGCGGATGCGCCTTTTTACATATTAGTTATTAACGTCTTTTTATGCGCTTCCAAATACATAACTGCGTATACACTTATTCTCTTATTATTTAGCATTAAGTTATCGCTGAGCGTCgaaatgtagtatttttaGATGCAACAAGAACACACGGCTATTGATCTCATCATGTATCACGCGACCGTACACGCAAATGCCCTTATTAACGATCGATTGGAAAACCGATTTGACGTTTGaggaaattttgaaacaaagaGCTGCGTTTTTTTGTATGGATAAAACGCATCCGAACAAATGTATCACGTGTGATTGTAATATCCCTAATCGAAGAACCACATGCGTTTCAATTTGCTCCATATATATCACATATGTAAggcaatgtttaaaaaaaaatctagctgaaaaattttacgattgaTCGTAAAGAATATCAACTAGCACATATGTCACTATCATACATGCGTTTCTACCGTTAGTTCATAATTCAACTGAGCTTTTCGAAACCTTGGTCGTACGACGGCACGTCTGACCGGTGTTACAATAATCTTACATTTATAATGGTTCttcttttgcatattttctgTCTATCAATCGATCGCATAGAATATACTTGACTTTTgttttcatatcaaaatataggATTTATGAATTCTCCTTTCATCCTTTCAACAGCACAGAATTTCTTATACTtttgaataagaaattgaaaaaagaaaaagataaatgaagaaattgaaagaggataaagaattgaaattcCCCTTCTTGCAATAATTTCATCAAGTTTAATGgaagaaacaattaattttcctcccatttttcgtaaataatcaaagaaatttttgtacagTAATATTTTCATGTGTTACTATTATTCAATGGGTCCAGATGCAAAAGAGGCTTATATACAAGTGACAAATCCTGAAGAAACCATGGttgatacaataatatttgatatctaTATGAAATAGTATAATTGTGAAAcgcttaattattaaagtgaaaaatcCTGGAACAAGAGAattctgtataaataaaattaataaacgataataaaataaatgaaagctTGCTGGGAAAATGGAAcgtttagaaattatttttgaatatatatatatatccaatTTCTTTTAGGTTTAGTCGCATGTATACTTATGCATTTAAAAGTCTCTcgtttgcattatttataatttacgctTTGCATTCAATGTGATCAATATGTTTCCTAACTGAAATagtttgaattataaaaaggATGAAGGAGGCAAGCAgcaataatacaatttttgaatTGATACAAGGAAAGATTGATGATGTAAGgtcgaaaaatattgcagatcGCATAGATGTGATCAATAGAAATTAACAAGAACTGTGTTATTATAAGGTGCAATATTTTACGAATGGTGTCTAACTCTTGCTGTGTAGTTCAAtcgtacgaaaaaaaaatcgcaaatttccaaaacataataagaaattagaaagattattaatgatattaataaaatgaatgaCTTTTGTCTACTATGTAccgctatatatatatgctctatagtaatatttattaaaataaacaatcgtGAAAATCGACATTGCGTACAATTTATATCACCTCTACGGAAACATTaagatgcaaaatttaatataatttatatgatgaTTATAAACAAGAAAGGGAATTTCTATAGGATTTACGAAAATCCTTTGTCTCGATTGTGACATAATCCAACATTTTCCTgactttgaaaaaatcttattttatttaataaaagtaaataattatagataatctgtttataaaagtattaattgaaaatttgtgtATAAAACAAGATGCATTcaatgtaattattacaatacaagAATGTAAGTACCATGTTAGTCGACATTGTACAAAACACAGCAATATGAAACTTGAATTCAATACACTTTGTGTTAATATAATCGCATTTATGCATTAGtcttgtgtaattttattcttagatATGTAAAAATGGATGCTGGTTATCTACATAACACGGAGTACgacagaatttttaataatacaagaaAACTACATTTACACAAATACAAGTATATGTACGTATCATACCACATGTATAAGCTTCATTTCtcatatttctaaaatattttactctaTTAAATATGTCTCAACGCATcctacaaattaataaaaggatTAGAAATgacataagaaatttaaaataaaatatttattatttttatccttctAAAACTGttacataatattcttaatataatgTGTTCCACCTTTTATGTAGATTTACTTTGCGTgaatttataacttaaaaataaacatgttgctcatttgtataaaataaatacatttaatataattctaattctataaaaatggaattttttataaaaattgcatatttatatatatatatatatagtcttCTATGTTTCTCAAATTTGTAAGTTTGTTAGTAATCTGTTAGTAAAAAATACTGTTTTGTGTTTTCAATACTTTTCTTTGATTtgaacatttaatatatataaaagatttctattaaagatatttttaactagCAACACTCTTATGTAATGTGaatttgtcttatttttaaataaaaaatacatatcaatGCCTTTTCATATTACATacaattacatacatataattggtaaaactgtttatttatattatttacaaccTAATGTGATTCACACATTGTCTGCAGAGCGCCAtgcgatttaaatttttcatacagCGGGCTATCTTTAAATACAACGTATGTGAGAACtgcttttttataatagtccGACATCAATTCCAAGTTTCTTATAACTGTTGATAGAAGATGTGCCTTCTCGGCATATAttcctaaataaaaaaaataaaattttgtagtaaaaataCTTTGTCACTTATTCTTATGTATGCCTGTATATGTAtcgcatacatatacatattcttcatcataattgattattttaagttttaacaaGTCAATTTATATACCTGGTGCTTCAAACATAAGATTGCAAAAATGTACATGTAGATAATAATAGGATGGTTGATAATGCAAGTATATTCTAAGCTGTGACGCAGGTACATTGAATTTTTCGCTGATCGCTTTGATCCCAGCATctcgtatattttttagtaaaggAAGATGAGAGGCATCTAATTCTCTCAatgattttatcttttgaaatGGCAAAgccaataattttaatgtatctcGTTGTCCATCCCATTTGAGATCTGTTACTAATACAAAACCGGTATCATTGTCACGATCCTCATAAATAATAGTTTCTTGTTCAGCTTTGTGTTCCAAAATATTAGTTACCCACTGAAAAGGAAACAGAGTgtgaaaaataagatttttatttcttgaataaTATTCAGATATTCAAtcttattcattaaaaaaaaaaaaaaaaaaaatttccttaaaattgttattcaaaaatgagtatttattataaatattcaaccaatattttctgaatataactcattattttttaaatataattgttactttTCAGTGCACGTCTTCCAGtagtttaacaattttttgattCCTTACCAAAAATCTTTtggttgaaaaattattcaattatgcaccagttttatgtttatcaacattaaaaaatatttagtacatTTTCCACTAATTCAGATCTTTAATACAATCTTCTACACATTGAGTTGGAtcttttttaaactttgaatATATAGTAATCTGATagcattaaaaagaaatttaaattatataaatgtaataagataatttCCTAATAACAATATGCTTAAAACTATAATGCACAACTTCCttcaataaatgtttcaatgaAAAAGCTGAGAAACtattgtaagaaatatgttgaaaaatactataattatataaaataagctgctgtactatattatttttataatatttatttttcaacaataattttatagactttattttactttcccTCTTATATCATATACAAACTATACCTCCAAACTGAAGCTCTTTGACTCTATATGAGGAAGAGTAACTTGCTCATAAAGTTCATATGTCtcatctattatatataactcttgttttttgtatttatcgaTATGACTTTGTGTGGCAGGATATATCACAGTCGCATGTAAACCTGTAAGAGATATTTGTTTGTAAACAGATGACTAATACACTAATATATGAAAGATTAACAGAAATATCGATGTACTATTATACTCCTCTGTTGGAAAGCAATCATAATTCTTGTAGATATCGTTGGCGAGATACTTCCGAAAAACTGTATTCTCATTGAAATACCCCTTTTTCAAGGTCGATTTGTCATAAGAAAAGCTCTTCTGTTCCAGTAAAACAACAGCCGGATCCTCGCGGTCCTCGAATTTTCCCTCTACGCATATCATTTTTCGTgcacaattattttgtagCACTCGTGTCACTtcaaaatttgacaaatttagCTCTGTCTCGCCATTCGGTTGTTTCTCATCGGCATTCTCAACTGTGTTTTTCTCATCTGAATTTTCAATGGTATTCTCGTTGtctaatttagttttttttgtCGGTGGACAGTCCACGTCGTTGACACTTGCACATTTGTCCGCCATACTTGTCATTAAGTACactttttaatcataaaagtatacaaaattgtataaaacagaaaataccGGCCGGATGCGAGATTAGACGCCGAAATTGATCGCGTTAAAACACGGTAGAACCAGATGGTACAAAACCAGAGATGCCACAATGGAGACGTGGTATACCGAGTAACTGTAGTGGAGGGAATAACACACACAATAAAGAACCGCATACGGCTTCGTGTTTCAACTAGCTCGAATAGTAGAAAAGAGTACCCATGATGTTTTTTCTGTCTCGTTCCTATCGAAGCGGCAACGAAGGCGACGTTGCATGTTTCTTTGATTTACGCATATCagaagatgaaaataattaacattaataaattttaaaaagataaaacaagacgatggaaatattttgcaagtaTTCTGATACCGTCACCGATTGTAATATGATTAAGTGTCGCATAATTATCTTATCGAAACCGGGAAttcaacttttaatatttaattaacaaattattaataattgttgcatttttaattttacaacaaaaaaactttctacaaatcttaaaaaagacgtataaattatttaagaattttacgaACATTATAACACTATCGAAAGTAGTCTAGAAATGAGAATCAGCATGTAGAGAGATAAAGGTTACCCGTTGGAACGGCCCGAAACGCTCCATTTTAGCCgggattttaaaaattgttaataggAACACATGATGTTATAAGAGTTCGCTCGAGTATCAGCTGCACGGAGGTGTGGCTTGGCGTCCCTATAGCTCGGCAGAGGGGAACATAGCAGTAGGAAGCCCTCTTCGGATTGGCTGTTGCTCTTTGAATGGCGGTATGGAGGAGTGGCTATCTTTGACTGAGAGCCTTCTTTTGATTGGCTGTTGCCATGGAAACTCTGGCAGCCATGCAAATGCAACAACCAATCCAAAGACGGCTTTCCACTTCCTAACGCTCCCCTCTGCCGAGCTCTAGCGGCGCCAAGACACACCTCCGTCTAGTTGATTCTTGAGCGAGCTCCTTTATCATCATGTATTCCTATtaacaaatctttaaaatccCGGCTAAGATGGAGCGTTTCGGGCCGTCCTTACGAGCAAACCTTAACCTCTCTATGTGCTTACTTACGCTTCTAGACTATTTTTGACAGTGTTAGGATGCtcgtaaaattcttaaataattcatacgtcttttttttaagtttttggaaggttttttgttctaaaattcgaaatgcaaattgttaataatttgttaattaaatattaaaagtcgGGTTCCCAGCTTCAATGAAATGAAACAATACTTATTACATCTCAATCGATTTCCAGTTTAGGAAGGGTTAAGGAAGGGCCGATTCTCCATTTTGGCATCACTAAAGTTTGCGTTTACAGTTACACGTCGAGATATATAGTTCGTGTAGTTCAATGTGATGAGTAGTGGAGAGGGAGTGGAGAGTGGCATGAGTTTTGTGTGGTTTTTTTGCAGTGGATCTTAGCGGATCACACTGATATTCAGAGATTCAGGTTATGAGTTGTGAATAGTGTTTATAAGCAGCAGATTTATTGTAGATGTTCTGATCGTGTGAACAATCGCAAAGTCTGCTTTGTAACATTCTACTTGGCGGGCTCTCAATACAAATGGCATGTAGATCGAGTGTTACAATCTATAAGCGTCGTATCTagtaacctaacctaacctctctgagatagaaaattaaatttcaaaataaatttttccgcTTTGAATGGTCTATTGATCTAATAACGTGGCAATAatgaataacaataattataaatgttaatgatTATCGCTAAAAAGCATGTTTATAGTTCCttcgtttttcatttttataaatttgagataaataaaaaatggaccGAAAGCATAGCTATAAAATCGAATATAACACGAGAAATATAATCTAACGCGTTATATTGCGCTTTACAAAATTGCTAATTATCCAACTGACACATACATTCCCAAAATTAGGCTTCAAATGATGGTATTCCAGCACCCACCGCCGTAACAGGATTTCCATCGGCAACACCAAATATCGCATCTAGCTTTGTACCACCTATTATGCCTACAGCACCCTTTATTCCTCCACCTAGTTTACCACCAGGTCCTCCAGGTATAATGCCGCCTCAGTTTTCCATACCTCCGCCAGGTTTTACTTTTCCTATCACCGCAGCACCTCCTCCAGAGGCTGGAGTTATAGGTTAATATATGCCGCTAAATATTTACGCTgatctataatattaatgatatattttttatttaaataattggtTTTACATTACAGCTGCATCGCCGCAGATAACAGCACCGGGAATTCCCCCTCCTTCGCCTATCGGCAGTGACACTGCTTCATCAATGTCAATTTCCACAACAGAGAAGAAGACTGATTGGAGTGAACACAAAGCACCGGATGGCagaacatattattataacaatatcaCAAAGCAATCATTATGGGAAAAGCCTGACGAATTAAAAACCCCAAGTGAACTATTGTTGTCACAGTGTCCGTGGAAAGAATACAAAGCAGAGAATGGCAAAGTATATTTTCACAATGTAACCACCAAGGAGTCTAGATGGACAATACCGCCAGAATTGGAAGAATTGAAAACACGAATCATAGCTGAAGAAGCTGCAGCTGCAGCTGCTGCAGTTGTAGCAAATACCACAAATACGTaagtaacattaaatatagttatataagtatagacatattttcttttagtaaaaaaaataatgtgaagTTTCAGGCTACGTTTATCgccagttttttttttatgttttcagCAATATGGTTCCTGTAGCTATACAACACTTATCACCGAATGTGTCGACCATATCGCAGACCAGTACACCAGAATCAGGTGGTAAGTCCGCGATCGAGCAGGCGATGGCTGCTACACTTGCGGCGATTAATATCCCGACACCGCCCACCAAGCCGGATGAAGACAGTAATTCTGCGATGGGCTCAGCTAACGATAGTCGCACCAGCACGCCTGAGccaaaaatgcaatttaaggATAAGAAAGAAGCAGTCGAGGCATTTAAGGAACTGCTAAGGGAAAGAGACGTGCCATCGAATGTTACATGGGAACAAGCAGTTAAATTGATTCAGACTGATGCTAGATATCCGCAGATGAAGAAATTGAATGAACGTAAACAGGCTTTCAATTCATACAAAACACAAAAGCTGAAGGAAGAGCGCGAGCAAGAGAGACTTAGGTAAATAttgtgtttatttctttggCTGTTTAATTATACATCGAATCTTGCAAGTACAATAACgcagcatattttttttaaacaggtTGAAAAAGGCCAAGGAAGATTTAGAACAATTCTTGTTGATAAACGATAGAATGTTGAGCACGACCAAGTATTACAAGTGCGAAGAGCTGTTCGGTAATCTGGAAGTTTGGAGATCGGTTGGTGATTCGGATCGCCGAGACATCTATGAGGATGTTATCTTTAATCTGGCGAAACGCGAGAAAGAGGAGGCAAAGCAGTTGAAGAAGAGGAATACCAAGAGACTGGCGCAAGTTCTCGATACAATGACCGAGGTGACGTACAGAACCACGTGGCAGGAGGCGCAAGCATTATTGTTACAGCATCCCGCGTTCGCGGAAGATGCGGATTTATTAGAAATGGACAAGGAGGACGCCTTGATTGTGTTTGAGAATCATATTCGGCAGTTGGAGAAggacgaagaggaagaaaaggaGTGCGAAAAGAAACGTAGGAAACGGCAAGAAAGGAAGAATCGGGATGGCTTTATAGTGAGTGTAGCagactattttcaattttattttatttattgttataacatattttagcgcttatattttatgcttattACAATTGTTACACATTTCAGTATCTACTCGATGAGCTTCACGAACAAGGGAAGCTCACATCAATGTCACTTTGGGTAGAACTGTATCCTATGCTGTCCGCCGATCTTCGGTTTTCGGCTATGCTTGGTCAATCGGGCTCAACTCCTTTAGATCTTTTCAAATTCTACGTCGAAGATTTGAAGTCCCGATTCCACGACGAAAAAAAGATTATCCGTGAAATACTCAAAGACAAGAACTTTGAAGTGCAAGTTAACACGACTTTCGAGGAATTTGCCACGGTCGTATGCGAGGATCGAAAATCAGCTACTCTGGATGCAGGTAATGTTAAATTGacatataatttgttgctaGAAAAGGCGGAAGCGCGCGAGAAAGAACGTGTCAAGGAAGAGACAAGAAAATTCAAGAAGTTGGAGACTGGTTTCAAGAATTTGCTCAAGACACTGAATGTAGATTATCAAATGACATGGGAGGATGTGAGGCCGAAAATCGAGGAGGAACAAGACTTCAAGGCAATTACTTTGGAGAGTGAAAGAATGcgaatatttaaagaatatcaGCACGAGCTTGAAGAGAGCTGTAGTCATCATCACATTAGAAGTAAAAAGAAGAaggcaaaaaaattgaaacgtaAATCACGGTCGCGTTCACACAGTGTAAGTATTATCAAATGCAACCGCTTTCTATTCTCATGATTTTTAATACATCgcaaaaattgtaaagttGATTTGTTTTTCGACAGGAATCAGACGGCAGCGAGAAAGGCTTGAAGAGAAAACAGCATAAGTCACATTCACCCAGTATTCCCAGCCCCAGTAAATCTGACAGTTCCGAGTCAGAAACAAGAAAATCCAAGAggaaaaagaataagaaaaagagaggcCGTAGTCATTCTGTATGTgctaaatattctatataactATATTCTGTTGGTGTAGTTGATCAGAGAtagttttcatattttatcacatttttccCAATATTTTTTCCAGCGCTCGCATTCAAGATTACCATCTTCCGAGGAATCGCCGGAAGGAAAACGGAAAGAGGAGAAACATAGAAGGGCTTCGGTTCACAGTGAGGGTTCTGTTACAGAAAATAATGAACACCATGAGCTTTCCGAAGATGAGTTGGAAAAGCAAAGGGCGCAACTCTTACGCGAGCTTCAAATGCAACAGGAGGAGAACTAatcgttttttaaaatttttttggttcTCTTCactttgatgattttttatttttattgaaaacaaagaaattcTTTGTTATTCGAACATACGTATTATTTCAGGAAATGACAATGTATTAACAACCGAATTTAGTAGCATCTTTGAAGTATGTACAAATCATATATTGACAATGTTCAGTTTTGGAAAAGATCACaagtctaaaatatatatatctatcatacatatatataacgaTGACGTTTGTGTGTAAAAATA
This DNA window, taken from Linepithema humile isolate Giens D197 chromosome 7, Lhum_UNIL_v1.0, whole genome shotgun sequence, encodes the following:
- the Prp40 gene encoding pre-mRNA-processing factor 40 homolog A isoform X2, which codes for MSISTTEKKTDWSEHKAPDGRTYYYNNITKQSLWEKPDELKTPSELLLSQCPWKEYKAENGKVYFHNVTTKESRWTIPPELEELKTRIIAEEAAAAAAAVVANTTNTNMVPVAIQHLSPNVSTISQTSTPESGGKSAIEQAMAATLAAINIPTPPTKPDEDSNSAMGSANDSRTSTPEPKMQFKDKKEAVEAFKELLRERDVPSNVTWEQAVKLIQTDARYPQMKKLNERKQAFNSYKTQKLKEEREQERLRLKKAKEDLEQFLLINDRMLSTTKYYKCEELFGNLEVWRSVGDSDRRDIYEDVIFNLAKREKEEAKQLKKRNTKRLAQVLDTMTEVTYRTTWQEAQALLLQHPAFAEDADLLEMDKEDALIVFENHIRQLEKDEEEEKECEKKRRKRQERKNRDGFIYLLDELHEQGKLTSMSLWVELYPMLSADLRFSAMLGQSGSTPLDLFKFYVEDLKSRFHDEKKIIREILKDKNFEVQVNTTFEEFATVVCEDRKSATLDAGNVKLTYNLLLEKAEAREKERVKEETRKFKKLETGFKNLLKTLNVDYQMTWEDVRPKIEEEQDFKAITLESERMRIFKEYQHELEESCSHHHIRSKKKKAKKLKRKSRSRSHSESDGSEKGLKRKQHKSHSPSIPSPSKSDSSESETRKSKRKKNKKKRGRSHSRSHSRLPSSEESPEGKRKEEKHRRASVHSEGSVTENNEHHELSEDELEKQRAQLLRELQMQQEEN
- the Dcps gene encoding m7GpppX diphosphatase, with translation MTSMADKCASVNDVDCPPTKKTKLDNENTIENSDEKNTVENADEKQPNGETELNLSNFEVTRVLQNNCARKMICVEGKFEDREDPAVVLLEQKSFSYDKSTLKKGYFNENTVFRKYLANDIYKNYDCFPTEEYNSLHATVIYPATQSHIDKYKKQELYIIDETYELYEQVTLPHIESKSFSLEWVTNILEHKAEQETIIYEDRDNDTGFVLVTDLKWDGQRDTLKLLALPFQKIKSLRELDASHLPLLKNIRDAGIKAISEKFNVPASQLRIYLHYQPSYYYLHVHFCNLMFEAPGIYAEKAHLLSTVIRNLELMSDYYKKAVLTYVVFKDSPLYEKFKSHGALQTMCESH
- the Prp40 gene encoding pre-mRNA-processing factor 40 homolog A isoform X1; protein product: MASNDGIPAPTAVTGFPSATPNIASSFVPPIMPTAPFIPPPSLPPGPPGIMPPQFSIPPPGFTFPITAAPPPEAGVIAASPQITAPGIPPPSPIGSDTASSMSISTTEKKTDWSEHKAPDGRTYYYNNITKQSLWEKPDELKTPSELLLSQCPWKEYKAENGKVYFHNVTTKESRWTIPPELEELKTRIIAEEAAAAAAAVVANTTNTNMVPVAIQHLSPNVSTISQTSTPESGGKSAIEQAMAATLAAINIPTPPTKPDEDSNSAMGSANDSRTSTPEPKMQFKDKKEAVEAFKELLRERDVPSNVTWEQAVKLIQTDARYPQMKKLNERKQAFNSYKTQKLKEEREQERLRLKKAKEDLEQFLLINDRMLSTTKYYKCEELFGNLEVWRSVGDSDRRDIYEDVIFNLAKREKEEAKQLKKRNTKRLAQVLDTMTEVTYRTTWQEAQALLLQHPAFAEDADLLEMDKEDALIVFENHIRQLEKDEEEEKECEKKRRKRQERKNRDGFIYLLDELHEQGKLTSMSLWVELYPMLSADLRFSAMLGQSGSTPLDLFKFYVEDLKSRFHDEKKIIREILKDKNFEVQVNTTFEEFATVVCEDRKSATLDAGNVKLTYNLLLEKAEAREKERVKEETRKFKKLETGFKNLLKTLNVDYQMTWEDVRPKIEEEQDFKAITLESERMRIFKEYQHELEESCSHHHIRSKKKKAKKLKRKSRSRSHSESDGSEKGLKRKQHKSHSPSIPSPSKSDSSESETRKSKRKKNKKKRGRSHSRSHSRLPSSEESPEGKRKEEKHRRASVHSEGSVTENNEHHELSEDELEKQRAQLLRELQMQQEEN